A single window of Cryptococcus neoformans var. neoformans JEC21 chromosome 3 sequence DNA harbors:
- a CDS encoding vacuolar membrane protein, putative — MPPPPTPEMSKPPRSRARSSTIVGTGPLPPGSVQAGPPAIDVAASSFRVTTNPQTSAATEALSSLAGSIRRPKFRETSADHARTTSWPSPPQPVIISMPSAPAVPTKGSMEGGVLDLSLLNKDRDNVALLLYTYKPLLNNTGASANPAHPSLLPSAAASPNAPSSQVIINYAALPWNVQPGDYLEIRQINRTQPKVPTASTRIQGMEGEKPQKIKRPPALEDVKTGKGREGYVFRLGEDSPTANIHQIQVPDSVATAFGFQNRLEVEVRRIHDKESSHADYIEFYFSQYLGRADMWRLGMSLEGTTLHVGEKVSLAGGAVRAEVNFIIRDEKSKDGIAKPKRYSSGIVTAKTKTIFRSKSAQVYLFIQLCEETWQFDEDGERYVEKVVHGYLPELFARWADKGTSHVVTIIFFARIFYRDDEVDYLRKHDMVDMLSQDYSGQWYKDFFKVAVDLERRNDWMSSLPEIKRQLERSEREILLDYHLRLLKAKGAAEEEIKIVGKWCFAYQGNVLEAINLALNPFDEHYVDRDLSRTGLSITVVTPGTGHFAVDKNLLRLTTERMVDHGMSVDFVCLTKMPLHSVPLFSYVSHRPKGPVQHEDGIGAKAKPVVPDLLYFDANLSQVKDIELADCYSLPSWVSTSFYAVTHDKPFREDRFVARCKMYDIQMLGILDHNLTTVTVPLLNVDDTPMPRRPLTVDDRKAIRDSFDQSIFSGISDLVKTGSSPLDSAPASVTASYQSARLLAEKAKERTSSMSLSKPRGSDIANSSRLSPIKATSESDNIDLGKKTTPRSPSPEPSSLSLRRGSRRSLSPTKMTQLAHTSAVTNELNKDSPSLLKNSRPGSPITMARSISPVPPLPPTREQGDSPLSPVDSLPLSASVERSPSPSRRSVRSNMTDREHLGSGASTPKGTPAKSLRSQPSKGFIPSWVLNSFKPLLSTSKPSFAVPAMENVARTDVATGDDNRPSSPSPSVGSLRGRPSKGGPNPKPIITPSTPSPSRSQKPPFKPAKIIQTQPHTQAQGTQPLPIAAPPASRLPSQSEEDAISRSFRNKGHGLSRSHEDSSLRAQSNALVQSSRHFTINPCKPSAETIDRVRDAGGRRWRFVLPKLTQQHIVQWPSLIAPACLPLTTDFLPDQKQSDELYTTGTYTVQCYLEDDQFLIRSDAAETNLALAMMREMVSQRLSQNFQVIVQPHELTEPEKPRPMPIHLEKDADIGVELVSGGASEVLKKGQGAIWLSWANHIHRLLFHPTKPEIVVHWMTRKITHQTESVQWKGLVWPSGMKGYQKASATFAYPDVSMKINYNHLDHLINGERIDFAPLRYWRTRFILIPSGREPVTFPGLMPKNENLGSNDLLWLGAQKVMETLNRYLLKRPEGTPQQRSLKIVATTFDPSTCVLDEELMMDLARQIHGDSSGDKKKKLEGMTLANVAELMCQPDNGLVIRTRWWESRQHVSSFNGFELREWLQNTFEDVTGREKAQEWAAELTNKGLIEHVTKSHGFLDYWHLYYRLREPYNHMYSHLAKKEGKNKSWFSTSSKGSRAAPPSLTSSQASSSTVIAAAVADPSQATADLNTSQSGKDPSAGEQDQSSLAKIYLKVHKGEPKQGGKKRKIMMTQKRVLDLDPSRKSDRAEVAILHADVVHNARNAFHFELNWLGVTAALLEELRQKLSAQSERYGLRFVETPVEQIADIPKKCAYRTPIPIRLALAPPVIPDLHTRLVAVAHGTGQAENYFEYSILTKKFGFVLDVEATDRYPDNVEVVYSYRKAGVKYTYSQFCHKTGLALVQCVGGEAGFLWSDNRLVVSAPTRKGVGNRVDEARALRKELEDFCSDAEQLSKFYEEVLPPPPTTGESTPEEGQEEFEAKDDEEEQPAPQEKTEL, encoded by the exons atgcctcctcctccta CCCCCGAGATGTCAAAACCACCGAGGTCCCGTGCAAGGTCTTCGACTATAGTAGGAACTggacctcttcctcctggGAGTGTACAAGCAGGTCCGCCGGCCATTGACGTCGCGGCATCTTCTTTTAGAGTAACGACTAATCCGCAAACATCTGCCGCCACAGAAGCACTGTCGAGCTTGGCCGGAAGCATCAGAAGGCCTAAGTTTCGAGAAACAAGCGCGGACCATGCACGAACAACATCATGGCCAAGTCCACCTCAACCAGTCATCATTTCCATGCCTTCCGCTCCTGCCGTACCTACGAAAGGTAGCATGGAAGGGGGGGTGTTGGATCTGTCACTCTTAAACAAAGACAGAGATAATGTTGCATTACTTCTATACACCTACAAACCCCTACTCAACAATACGGGTGCGAGTGCCAACCCTGCCCATCCTTCACTCTTGCCGTCCGCCGCTGCCTCTCCTAACGCTCCTTCGTCCCAAGTCATTATCAACTACGCAGCCTTGCCGTGGAATGTTCAGCCAGGAGATTATCTTGAAATCCGTCAAATAAACCGAACACAACCTAAAGTTCCCACTGCTTCTACACGTATTCAGGGAATGGAGGGAGAAAAGCCACAAAAAATCAAAAGGCCCCCGGCTCTAGAAGATGTGAAGACTGgtaagggaagagaaggctATGTTTTCAGACTTGGGGAAGATAGTCCCACAGCAAATATACATCAAATACAGGTACCTGACTCGGTCGCGACTGCCTTTGGTTTTCAAAATAGATTAGAAGTGGAAGTCCGAAGA ATCCACGACAAGGAGTCTAGCCATGCGGACTACATCGAGTTTTACTTTTCCCAGTATCTTGGTCGAGCCGACATGTGGCGTCTTGGTATGTCCCTTGAGGGCACCACCTTGCATGTGGGCGAAAAGGTTTCTCTTGCTGGAGGGGCTGTTCGAGCGGAGGTTAATTTTATCATCCGTGATGAGAAGTCCAAGGACGGCATCGCCAAACCCAAGAGGTACTCCAGCGGCATTGTTACTGCCAAGACAAAGACCATTTTTAGAAGTAAGAGTGCACAAGTGTATTTGTTTATCCAGCTTTGTGAGGAGACCTGGCagtttgatgaagatggagagaggtATGTCGAGAAAGTGGTCCATG GTTACCTACCAGAGCTTTTTGCCCGCTGGGCTGACAAAGGTACTTCTCATGTTGTAACCATCATTTTTTTCGCCCGCATCTTTTACCGCGATGACGAGGTCGATTACCTTCGCAAACATGACATGGTCGATATGCTGAGCCAAGACTATTCCGGCCAATGGTATAAAGATTTTTTCAAGGTCGCTGTCGACCTTGAGCGGCGAAACGATTGGATGAGCTCTCTACCTGAGATCAAGAGGCAATTGGAAAgaagtgaaagagagatACTTCTCGATTACCACCTAAGACTGCTGAAAGCCAAAGGtgctgctgaagaagaaataaaAATCGTCGGCAAATGGTGTTTCGCCTACCAAGGTAACGTCCTCGAAGCCATCAATCTCGCCCTCAATCCTTTCGACGAGCACTATGTTGATCGTGATCTCTCTCGTACCGGTCTGTCCATTACAGTCGTGACCCCAGGTACCGGCCACTTTGCGGTCGATAAGAATCTGCTACGTTTGACAACGGAAAGGATGGTCGACCACGGTATGAGCGTCGACTTTGTCTGCCTTACCAAGATGCCACTGCATAGTGTACCGCTTTTCAGTTATGTGTCGCATAGGCCCAAAGGACCTGTCCAGCACGAAGACGGAATAGGTGCAAAGGCAAAACCCGTAGTTCCGGATTTGCTGTACTTCGACGCTAATTTGTCGCAAGTCAAGGATATCGAGCTTGCCGACTGCTATT CTCTGCCATCGTGGGTCAGCACATCTTTCTATGCCGTAACGCATGACAAGCCTTTCCGCGAAGACCGATTTGTCGCCCGCTGCAAGATGTACGACATCCAGATGCTCGGTATCTTAGACCATAACCTTACGACTGTCACGGTCCCCCTTCTCAATGTCGACGATACACCCATGCCTCGTCGGCCGCTTACAGTCGATGATAGAAAGGCCATCAGGGACTCGTTTGACCAATCCATCTTCAGTGGGATTTCTGATCTAGTCAAGACAGGATCTTCGCCTCTTGACTCTGCGCCGGCAAGTGTCACGGCTAGCTATCAGTCCGCCAGATTGCTGGCCGAAAAAGCCAAAGAGAGGACTAGCTCCATGTCATTGTCGAAACCAAGAGGATCGGACATTGCCAACTCATCCCGGTTATCACCGATTAAGGCAACGAGTGAATCTGATAACATTGATTTGGGCAAAAAAACGACACCCAGGAGTCCCTCCCCAGAGCCATCGTCATTGTCATTGAGAAGGGGCTCAAGAAGGTCGCTGTCGCCGACCAAAATGACTCAACTTGCTCACACATCTGCCGTTACGAACGAATTGAATAAAGACTCGCCATCTTTACTTAAAAATAGCCGCCCCGGATCCCCTATCACTATGGCACGTTCCATTTCACCCGTTCcgcctctccctcccacaAGAGAACAAGGCGATTCACCCTTGTCTCCTGTTGACTCTTTGCCCCTTTCTGCTTCTGTCGAGCGAAgtccatctccctctcgaAGGTCAGTCAGGTCGAATATGACTGATCGCGAACACCTAGGCTCCGGGGCCTCAACGCCAAAGGGCACCCCTGCAAAAAGCCTCAGGAGCCAGCCTAGTAAAGGCTTTATTCCAAGCTGGGTACTCAATAGTTTTAAGCCACTGCTGTCAACCTCCAAACCAAGTTTTGCCGTACCCGCAATGGAAAATGTGGCGAGAACAGACGTCGCGACTGGTGATGACAATAGACCCAgttcaccttctccttctgttGGATCACTTAGGGGAAGACCATCGAAAGGAGGACCTAACCCGAAGCCAATCATCACACCCAGtaccccttctccttctcgtaGCCAAAAACCGCCTTTCAAACCTGCGAAGATTATCCAGACACAGCCTCATACCCAAGCGCAAGGCACACAACCTTTACCCATTGCAGCTCCCCCAGCTTCTCGTTTACCCTCGcagagtgaagaagatgccatTTCGCGATCCTTCCGCAATAAGGGGCATGGTTTATCACGCTCCCACGAAGACTCTTCTCTTCGTGCTCAAAGCAACGCCCTTGTTCAGTCTTCTCGACACTTTACCATCAATCCTTGCAAGCCTTCGGCTGAAACTATCGACCGCGTTCGCGACGCCGGCGGTCGTCGATGGCGATTCGTCCTCCCAAAATTGACTCAACAACATATTGTTCAGTGGCCTAGCCTGATTGCACCCGCATGCCTGCCGTTGACTACAGATTTTTTGCCCGATCAAAAGCAGAGTGATGAGCTGTACACTACGGGAACGTATACTGTACAGTGCTATCTGGAAGACGACCAATTTTTGATCAGAAGTGATGCAGCGGAGACGAATTTGGCGCTGGCAAtgatgagagagatggtGTCGCAGAGACTTTCGC AGAACTTCCAGGTCATCGTTCAACCGCACGAATTGACCGAGCCAGAAAAGCCTCGACCAATGCCCATTCATCTTGAAAAGGACGCTGACATTGGGGTAGAGTTAGTTTCAGGAGGCGCTTCTGAGGTGCTCAAGAAAGGACAGGGGGCAATATGGCTCTCATGGGCTAACCATATTCATCGGCTCTTGTTCCACCCAACAAAGCCTGAAATCGTAGTGCATTGGATGACGCGAAAGATTACACACCAAACTGAATCGGTACAGTGGAAAGGACTTGTGTGGCCAAGCGGGATGAAGGGTTATCAAAAAGCTTCCGCTACGTTTGCATATCCT GATGTTTCGATGAAAATCAATTACAATCATCTCGACCATCTCATCAACGGCGAACGTATCGACTTTGCACCGCTTCGTTACTGGCGAACccgcttcatcctcattccaTCTGGGCGTGAACCTGTCACTTTCCCTGGTCTCATGCCCAAGAACGAAAACCTCGGATCTAATGATCTTTTGTGGCTGGGAGCACAAAAGGTGATGGAAACCCTCAATCGGTATTTGCTTAAACGACCCGAAGGCACGCCTCAACAAAGGTCCCTCAAGATCGTCGCCACAACATTTGATCCTTCGACATGTGTGTTGGATGAGGAATTGATGATGGACTTGGCCAGACAAATACATGGTGACTCTTCCGGGGataagaagaaaaagctcGAGGGTATGACCTTGGCGAATGTGGCAGAACTAATGTGCCAACCGGATAATGGTCTAGTGATCAGGACACGCTGGTGGGAAT CGAGACAACATGTATCGTCTTTCAATGGTTTTGAACTGAGAGAGTGGCTGCAAAATACCTTTGAGGATGTTACTGGCAGAGAGAAGGCACAGGAATGGGCGGCCGAGCTGACTAACAAGGGTTTGATTG AACATGTAACCAAGTCGCATGGTTTCCTAGACTACTGGCATTTATATTACCGACTTCGAGAACCCTACAACCACATGTACAGTCATttggccaagaaggaaggcaagaacAAGTCGTGGTTCTCGACGAGTTCCAAAGGATCTCGTGCAGCGCCTCCAAGCTTGACAAGCTCACAAGCGTCCTCATCTACCGTTATTGCCGCTGCCGTCGCCGATCCCAGTCAAGCTACAGCCGATCTCAATACCTCCCAATCTGGAAAGGATCCATCGGCCGGCGAGCAAGATCAGTCCTCACTGGCTAAGATTTACTTGAAAGTACATAAAGGCGAGCCTAAGCAGGGcgggaaaaagagaaagattATGATGACTCAGAAAAGAGTGTTGGATCTTGATCCTAGCCGAAAGAGTGACAGAGCAGAGGTGGCCATCTTGCACGCCGATGTTGTTCACAACGCGAGGAATGC TTTTCACTTTGAGCTTAATTGGCTGGGTGTCACTGCTGCTCTTTTGGAGGAATTGCGTCAAAAACTTTCCGCCCAATCAGAACGCTATGGCCTTCGCTTTGTCGAGACGCCAGTTGAGCAGATTGCAGATATTCCCAAAAAGTGTGCTTATCGTACTCCCATCCCTATCCGCCTTGCACTTGCTCCTCCAGTAATCCCGGACCTTCATACTCGACTGGTCGCGGTTGCTCATGGCACCGGCCAAGCCGAGAATTACTTTGAATATTCAATCCTTACTAAAAAGTTTGGCTTCGTTCTCGACGTCGAAGCTACAGATCGATACCCAGACAACGTCGAGGTCGTATACTCATACCGCAAAGCTGGCGTCAAATACACCTATTCACAATTCTGTCACAAGACAGGATTAGCTTTAGTTCAGTGTGTTGGTGGCGAGGCAGGCTTCTTATGGAGTGACAATCGATTGGTGGTGTCAGCTCCTACCAGGAAGGGAGTAGGAAATAGAGTCGACGAGGCTCGAGCCCTAAGAAAAGAGTTAGAAGACTTCTGTTCAGATGCCGAGCAATTGAGCAAATTTTACGAGGAAGTGCTACCTCCGCCCCCTACCACAGGAGAGAGCACCCCcgaggaagggcaagaggagTTTGAGGccaaggatgatgaggaggaacaaCCTGCCCCACAGGAAAAGACTGAACTTTAG
- a CDS encoding late endosome to vacuole transport-related protein, putative — protein MSGWMSYFTGRKDTRESARDAIVGLRQQLLMLEKKEEFLQKKIEEEMKKAKANATGNKRLAMAALRQKKAHENELDRIAGTRLTLETQVNAIESANLNAETMVAMKKGADALKGIHSNLTAEGVDATMDKIREQMDLTNDISDAISNPVGMGIVLDEDDLKEELEALEQEQLDDRLAGADRVPSHLPASPVGQTTGRAAVEEDEDDEEAQLRKLQAELAM, from the exons ATGTCAGGGTGGATGTCCTACTTCACAGGTCGCAAAGACACTCGAGAATCAGCTCGAGATGCCATTGTCGGCCTGCGCCAACAATTATTGATGCtcgaaaagaaggaagagtttttgcagaagaagattgaagaggagatgaagaaagcgaAGGCTAATGCTACCGGCAACAAGAGAT TGGCTATGGCGGCTCTTagacagaagaaggcacACGAGAACGAACTTGATAGGATCGCCGGCACAAGATTGACACTTGAGACTCAG GTGAACGCTATAGAATCAGCGAACTTGAATGCGGAGACAATGGTGgcaatgaagaagggtgcGGATGCTCTCAAGGGTATCCACAGCAATCT TACGGCCGAGGGTGTCGATGCTACAATGGACAAAATCAGGGAGCAAATGGACCTTACCAACGACATTTCCGATGCCATTTCCAACCCCGTGGGCATGGGTATTGTTCTTGACGAG GATGATCTTAAAGAAGAATTGGAGGCTCTCGAACAAGAACAGCTTGATGACCGGCTTGCAGGGGCAGACCGTGTCCCAAGTCACCTTCCTGCGTCACCCGTCGGGCAAACGACAGGAC GAGCCgcagtggaagaagatgaggatgacgaagaagccCAGCTTCGTAAACTCCAGGCTGAGCTTGCCATGTAA
- a CDS encoding expressed protein: MSASNTDAYSAGTSGVDQKGNTYVAGSKADGSAGANAAQTAGDKVKGGWNVFHGTGEGIRGNINSFVDNIGEQIAGRDPAAAPQRSTAGGERPAEVTSKGADEFRTGVQQLRH; the protein is encoded by the exons ATGTCAGCATCCAACACAGACGCCTATTCTGCCGGTACTTCCGGTGTCGACCAGAAGGGTAACACCTATGTTGCCGGCTCCAAAGCAGACGGCAGTGCAGGTGCCAATGCTGCTCAGA CTGCTGGGGATAAAGTCAAAGGTGGATGGAATG TATTCCATG GCACAGGCGAGGGCATTCGGGGCAACATCAACTCTTTCGTCGACAATATTGGAGAGCAGATTGCCGGACGAGATCCAGCCGCGGCACCCCAGAGGTCAACAGCCGGAGGCGAGAGGCCAGCAGAGGTCACTTCCAAGGGTGCGGACGAATTTAGGACTGGTGTGCAGCAATTGAGGCATTAG